In Miscanthus floridulus cultivar M001 chromosome 8, ASM1932011v1, whole genome shotgun sequence, the sequence tgaatgtttatgtgatgcatcttgagTTACAATTCATCAcatacatacacatgcatcttgcatctcatctaggtgcgctagatgaaccacgtgaagaacgtgatgttggagccgaacctgaagacgatgtatggaggatctatcccgaagatggaaggactaagcgagtgctaggacctAAGACGTCCCCAGAacagtgcaagctaactgaactgacttgtgtcggatcccaggcaagccccggagcattctaagtctcctactatataaaagcaattctttctatatatgagttatatatattgttgcattaagttgtaggagttgattgaaaccgttgatgcatttattactatccttgtctaccttattaccttattaccctgttaggtcgggatcgaataactgcttagccttgcttagaccggtagcgatcggtgatatccggtcacctatattataggtggttactggaagaatttagctatggaaagaatgatatcctggaattaaccatgtgtgatggataattggagaccggacgaaaaaagttggaggcaactagacagggttctggggtgcagttagtttccgtctgtgtcgattaaggaccgaccgttgttgggcctcgagtcatgttgaacgcatgtcttacatttagctggccgaataaagtacctttcgaccgcgaagctgggagattattcgggccgagtagattgcccgcagcgcactgtgccggagcaggtgtggtaggacacgggggcgcgaagataagaccaaagagcagtcggtcggcccccgggtacatgtggttcctggcaaactcgagattcctgaatagttgactcggtgaccgatacctcactttagcgggtgggtgaggtttgtgtaaggaataaatcaccagctggttaggaatcgattcgaatcgccatcgctcctggatagtgagcacttgactcgagttacggcatcgtagtaattattatggaacaatgatggttatctggatggtatgggatatgctaaatctaaattggtaacttgatgttattggttaatcaagtgattgctatagtacaggtgcttacctagatgaatatgtcataataaagatgatgcaaagtacttaaaatggtttcttcatgatagcttatgcttttcgcaaacgagtcagctagcccactaaagaaagccttgcataatccttggtgtcgctttattttggtttaagatgggtaagtctggctgagtatattcgagtactcagggtttatcccaccttgttgcaggtgatgttctcgacctgttgatgatggtggctaaccgccggtgggctcggtgattctatacttacttctcacctatatgcttttatcggatgatgtcactatgctagcaatatatttggaagttatattaatgtaatcatttgaaagctatgttgttttcactgagcggttttaaaacccaaacttgtactattatttgttaacccctttgtaatattatttccgctgcaactcgatgtatgtgatgtgtatttgcttaatcacacgatcttagttgtgatgttgatttaccgaggtctttcgggacactcggcggactaccgggtttatatgagtgaaagtatgggtgtgtcaacgtgttagcgaggacaaccgtacttgatcttgtataaattggacggttctatcacAGATCGGCTAAGGCTAATTGTTAGCCAGAGCTAGAAAATAGCTAGCTAAAAAATAGCCTACTAACTATTAGCCTGTTAATGCTTGGATCCCCAGCTAATAGGTACATACATTGTAGCAATGAACTATTAGCCCTTGTTATCCAGTTGTGTTTGGCTAATTGACTAACAACTAGCCAAGAGCTTGGCTAGAAATTAGCCCACCCATTAGTATTGTTTGGATGGGCTAGAGCTATTTTTTAGCTGCTAGTTGTTAGCCCATGGGATCCAAACAGGCTCTTATACGTCGACCACATCTTCTTATTGCAGCCTTAACCATGCAATGCTTTGAATGGCTGTTGTGTTTTCACTTTCTGAGAATTACAAATTGTTGATGTGATCAGTTAGTTCAGATATCCCATGTTATTCGGAAGGAGAATAATCTTATTGTTATTGTTTATATATCTCTGCTGGGATTTTGCAGGTTTCGCCGGGATGATGGGACGTGGAGACGTGAGCTTTATAAGGATTCTAGAGGAACTCAAACTTCATGTAAGGGCCATTGTTCAAATAATTGTGAACATGCCTTGATTCCTGCTTTCCTTCTGGTAATTTACCATTAGCTTGTTGCTTCTACTGTGTTTGTTTTAGCTGAACCTACTTCCAGAAATCTGCAATCAAACCAAAAATCTCAGGTGCAGCAAAGGATTGAGGTTGTGAAGAAACTACCAGTTTCAGATCTTTGTGAAAAATTATCTGGTGTCCCGAGCCAGCGCCCTCAACTTAGCAAGTACTGTTCAGGTTCCAAAACCTATAAAAGAGGTTATTAAGAGCGACAAACCTGTTCAAAAGAGAGAACCCCCTCCAAATGCTCCCCCTCTTGTCATTAAGAAAGTCAGTGCACCTGCACCCGAACCATCACCATCTGCACTACCAAAGCAATCCCAGGACAAGGTGAGATGGTTGAGCATCTATGTTGTATTTTCTTACAGGATTGTATTCTGATAATTATTGCAGTTCCACTATTTGTTCTTCTGGAATGGGGAACATCATACGATCATCTTTTCTTATTTTCCATTTGCTGTGGCGCTGTCCTGTGAATATAATGGACTACATGACCATTTGATGTTGGAGTCCCTTTGATGCTTGTACAACCTTTGGTTCTGAATTCTGATCTATTGCATGATTAATCTTCTAGCTCTTTAGCATGTTTGAATTCCGAAGTTTCATTTGCCTATTCCCTTACTGGCACTGCTGTGTCTAaattaaagggcgtacccagtgcagagagctcccgctctgtgcggggtctggggaagggtgtcagtggcaagccttaccctcgcctgtgcaatgcgaggagaccgtgactcgaacccggggccttccggtcacaggcggtaagactctaccgcttgcaccaggcccacccttcaCTGCTGTGTCTAAATTCTTGTATGAAATTTGGTCTTCATTAACACTCATTTCAATGCTGTAATAATTTGTTTCTTTGATATGTGTAGGTTGATGCTTCACTTGACAGTTTACTGAAGTCTCTTGATCTAGAGAAGTATTTGATAAATTTCCAGGCTGAAGAGGCACGTTTGATATATGTGGCAATTTCATATTGTGGGTGTAACTGGTGACCCTGAATATTTTGTTAATGGCTATTCATCTTTCAGATTGATATGAAAGCACTGGTTTACATGAACGAAGAAGATATGAAGTCTTTAGGAATTCCAATGGTACTGCAAGGACTTTGCCTTTTTCTTACTTGCCTTTTTCTTTCCCCAACTAGGTTGGCATGCTTATCTTCTGCTTAAATAAGAGATCTCTCTGGGTTGAAGCAATATGTATATATTTAAGGTGGTAGAATTTGACAATTTTATTAATTTCCTGCTTATAGATTGACAGAGCCATCCTAAAAGTGAAACTGTAGCAATTGAGTTACTAACTTATGAGTTATGAACTATGCTAATGACTTCTTTTTGTTTTTGAACTATTTTGAATGAGTCGCACCCATGGTATAGCCTTTGTTATATGCTTTCTACTTGTTGAATACTCATTCAGTCAGACCACCATTTATCCATACTTTTTGTCCCAGTTTGTCTAACAGGAATAACTTTGATCGGTAAACTGGATTAGAATGGTCTGATTAGTTGGCGCTCTGTATTTTCTCTCTGGTTATCATAAACTTAAACCAGATGCTCAAAAGAGTAAAATCCTATTCCCTCCGGTcgaaattatagttcactttggcTTTGGGCTAAGTCCAACtactctaactttgaccaagtttcttTGAAAAATATATTATTATCTACAAGTTCAAAATTAATGCACTATGATAACATATTTCATGAAGAATTTATAGATATTGGTGCATTTTTCTAGAaccttggtcaaagttagagaagtttgatttGGAACAAAaccaaagtgaactataatttggaatggaggaagtaggTACTAACGATATGTTCAGTCAATGTTTCAGGTAGCGCCACATGCATAGTACATCGAGCTATTGCCATGTTAGTGGAAATATTGATTTGTCCTTTTTTATATGCATTCCATGTTTTTATCTCCATTTTCTACTACTGAATGTACAACTGAAAAATGGCAGCAATGCCTGATCGGCTGTGCTATTTGGGCTGCTaaacagtagcagcagcagttggACGAATGCAGCGGCTGCTGCAGCTGCAGCCGAAGTAGCTCAAGATCAGCTGATTGCATTATTGCCCAGCAATCATTTGATTTAAATCTACTTCGGTTTATTGTGGATATTCATTCATTTGCTTCGTGTTTATAGGGTGCCAGGAAAAAGATACTATCAGCAATGGCTCACAGAAAGAGGAAGTCTTCGAAGTCATTGCCTACCAGTATGAGCCATCTTTAAGCTTGTGTGGTAGCTAGACAACTTGTTGATCTTGGGTAAGATTAAGTTCACTTTTGATCCCTCAACTattgtgttggtctaattttaactctcaactacaaaaccgtttAGTACCGATGCcctaactgtcaaaaccgttcacttttagcacctgggcggGGACAAGGCTATTTTGACTGACGTTGAGCGGTTTTGATGAGCCAGCAACCAGTAGGAAAGCGCCAAGCAAGCAGTGCCACTGCACCGGGCAGCAGCAACGCCGCGCATCCACTCATCATCGACTCATCGTCCAAACACCCCTGGCTG encodes:
- the LOC136476907 gene encoding uncharacterized protein isoform X2 yields the protein MAQKGTPSSSPGSKSLPASPFPCLLALRGRDFWAGSTTSDVLDLLMMVANRRWARFRRDDGTWRRELYKDSRGTQTSSEPTSRNLQSNQKSQVQQRIEVVKKLPVSDLCEKLSGVPSQRPQLSKYCSGSKTYKRGY
- the LOC136476907 gene encoding uncharacterized protein isoform X3, whose amino-acid sequence is MAQKGTPSSSPGSKSLPASPFPCLLALRGRDFWAGSTTSDVLDLLMMVANRRFRRDDGTWRRELYKDSRGTQTSSEPTSRNLQSNQKSQVQQRIEVVKKLPVSDLCEKLSGVPSQRPQLSKYCSGSKTYKRGY
- the LOC136476907 gene encoding uncharacterized protein isoform X5, with protein sequence MLFMDFESNGDVLDLLMMVANRRFRRDDGTWRRELYKDSRGTQTSSEPTSRNLQSNQKSQVQQRIEVVKKLPVSDLCEKLSGVPSQRPQLSKYCSGSKTYKRGY
- the LOC136476907 gene encoding uncharacterized protein isoform X1, with product MYADRTLGRKRSVMDRLGSGGASRSRSDGAKRDALELARFKIVARFAIPVLVGATWSRLLGWIDNQFRRDDGTWRRELYKDSRGTQTSSEPTSRNLQSNQKSQVQQRIEVVKKLPVSDLCEKLSGVPSQRPQLSKYCSGSKTYKRGY
- the LOC136476907 gene encoding uncharacterized protein isoform X4, with protein sequence MLFMDFESNGDVLDLLMMVANRRWARFRRDDGTWRRELYKDSRGTQTSSEPTSRNLQSNQKSQVQQRIEVVKKLPVSDLCEKLSGVPSQRPQLSKYCSGSKTYKRGY